In Syntrophorhabdaceae bacterium, the following are encoded in one genomic region:
- a CDS encoding multidrug effflux MFS transporter: MLVLASIMAIGPFSTDMYLPAFLAIARSLKTDIAHVGFSLTSFFIGVSMGQMIYGPLLDRYGRKKPLMLGFLVYTAASVGCAFSPTIHTLVAMRFLAGLGACVGIVGSRAVVRDLFSGTEMARMLSLLMMVFGIAPIIAPTIGSFVVSVFRWQYIFVVLAVIGFLIFLAMGRFLHETKGRDTSISLHPKDVMLEYVDVFRNRAFVTYGLVTAAATAGFFAYIAGSAFVYMSLLGFTETEFGLIYGGNVIGLVLSNQVNRILLKKHSVARLLRTVAAVQFLLIIFLAIGGLTGLAGKAAILCLIFCYLFGFGCITSNAIALALEPFTRNAGSASALLGSLQMVAGALSSGLLSYLHNGTIIPMVSIMAGSTFLGLLLLLGSAPVANRSPRDL; encoded by the coding sequence ATACTCGTTCTCGCCAGCATAATGGCTATCGGGCCGTTTTCAACGGACATGTATCTTCCCGCTTTTCTTGCCATCGCCCGCAGTCTGAAAACAGATATTGCCCACGTGGGATTCTCCCTCACGAGTTTTTTCATCGGCGTTTCCATGGGCCAGATGATCTATGGCCCCTTATTGGACCGCTACGGACGGAAGAAACCGCTGATGCTCGGTTTCCTTGTCTATACCGCAGCCTCTGTTGGCTGCGCCTTCTCGCCTACCATTCACACACTGGTGGCGATGCGCTTTCTCGCCGGCCTTGGCGCATGCGTCGGAATTGTTGGCAGCCGGGCAGTTGTGCGTGACCTGTTTTCAGGAACCGAGATGGCCCGAATGTTGTCTTTATTGATGATGGTCTTCGGCATCGCCCCGATCATTGCCCCCACCATAGGGAGTTTTGTGGTGTCCGTATTCAGGTGGCAATATATCTTTGTGGTCCTCGCGGTCATCGGCTTTCTCATCTTTCTGGCTATGGGCAGATTCCTCCACGAGACAAAAGGCCGCGATACTTCCATTTCCCTGCACCCAAAAGATGTGATGCTGGAATATGTTGACGTGTTCAGGAACAGGGCATTCGTCACGTACGGACTGGTGACGGCGGCCGCAACAGCCGGGTTCTTCGCCTACATCGCCGGATCGGCCTTCGTCTACATGAGCCTCCTCGGATTCACGGAAACGGAATTCGGCCTGATATACGGAGGGAACGTGATCGGGCTGGTCCTGTCAAACCAGGTCAACAGGATCCTGCTCAAGAAGCACAGCGTCGCAAGGTTGTTACGGACAGTGGCAGCGGTTCAGTTCCTTCTAATAATATTCCTGGCGATAGGAGGGTTAACGGGCCTGGCCGGAAAGGCGGCGATCCTGTGCCTCATCTTCTGTTACCTCTTCGGTTTCGGATGCATCACATCCAATGCCATCGCGCTGGCGCTGGAACCCTTCACGAGGAACGCGGGGTCGGCCTCGGCTCTGCTCGGAAGCCTCCAGATGGTGGCAGGGGCCCTGTCATCGGGGTTGCTAAGCTACCTGCACAATGGAACGATCATCCCAATGGTATCGATAATGGCCGGGTCCACATTCCTCGGTCTCCTGCTGCTCTTAGGCTCCGCACCGGTCGCTAACAGATCCCCCCGGGATCTATAA